From Impatiens glandulifera chromosome 7, dImpGla2.1, whole genome shotgun sequence:
TGGAAGGCGTGCGGTTGAAAGACTTTCCCAGCTTCATTCAAACCACAGATCCTAATGATTTTGCCGTTCACTACGCCATTAACGAAATAAACAGAGCTAAGCGAGCCTCCGCCATTGTTCTCAATACCTTCGATGAACTAGAGCCCGACGTTCTACGTTCCCTCTCTACTATCTTCTCACCACCAATATACACCATTGGCCCTCTCCATCTTACAAAATCAGAGCTTCAAAACAATGAATCAGGTATCAGGGCTATGGGTTCCAATCTCTGGAAAGAAGAAACAGAGTGCCTTCAATGGCTCGACTCAAAACAACCTAATTCAGTCGTCTACGTTAACTTTGGAAGCATAACCGTGATGACGGCGAATCAGTTTCTTGAATTCGCATGGGGATTGGCTAATAGCGAGAAACAGTTTCTCTGGATTATAAGACCCGACATCATGGCGGCTGGAGAAACTGCGATCTTGCCGGCGGAGTTCATCGAGGAGACTAAAGAAAGAGGAATGGTGGCGAGCTGGTGCCCACAGGAAAAGGTATTGGCCCATGGAGCAATTGGGGGGTTTTTGAGCCACAGCGGATGGAACTCCACGATCGAGAGTATTTCTTATGGAGTTCCGATGATCTGCTGGCCGTTTTTTGCAGAGCAGCCTACGAATTGCTGGTTCTGTCGTGAGAAATTGGGGATTGCCAAGGAGATGGACGGCGATGTGAAGAGGGAAAATGTGGAGGGATTGGTTAGAGGATTGATGGgtggagaagaaaaagaaggaaagaagATGAGAGAAAATGCAATGGAGTGGAAGAAGAAAGCGGAGGAGACCATTAGGGATGGCGGTTCGTCACATGGAAATCTTGACAAGTTAATTCACGAGGTGCTTCTCCCTTGAAGTTGAAGGGAAGATGATTGATGTTAGAAATcacaaaataataacataatttaaacaATAAGATGCAATAAACTAAATAACACCCGATTAACGTCTAgctaaacaaatttatttatatagtcgTGAAGTTAATCGTATTAGTTGGTAATCGAAAGTTCTAGGTCTTTTCGAGTAGAccaaaaatgttaaatttgattatgtatta
This genomic window contains:
- the LOC124945816 gene encoding 7-deoxyloganetin glucosyltransferase-like, which produces MHAVCIPFPAQGHINPMMKLAKLLHGRGFYITFVNTEFNHRRLLKSRGPHSLDGLKTFRFETIPDGLPESDNVDATQDVLSLFRSTRDTCLGPFQDLLSRLRVREEQLGDPPVTCIVSDGSMSLTIDASEVLGVPNVLFWTTSATGFMGYVQYTNLKDKGYIPLKDESCFGNGYLNTTIDWIPGMEGVRLKDFPSFIQTTDPNDFAVHYAINEINRAKRASAIVLNTFDELEPDVLRSLSTIFSPPIYTIGPLHLTKSELQNNESGIRAMGSNLWKEETECLQWLDSKQPNSVVYVNFGSITVMTANQFLEFAWGLANSEKQFLWIIRPDIMAAGETAILPAEFIEETKERGMVASWCPQEKVLAHGAIGGFLSHSGWNSTIESISYGVPMICWPFFAEQPTNCWFCREKLGIAKEMDGDVKRENVEGLVRGLMGGEEKEGKKMRENAMEWKKKAEETIRDGGSSHGNLDKLIHEVLLP